TATCATTCATAAAATAGTAATAAAAAATGACATATTGTCATTGTTTCAGCTTTCAATTTGGGCTTACTGCGTTTATGATGCGCGCTTCGTATTTTCAACCGGCGCCACTGGCTTTGAGCTTTAGCGGAGAAATGATGTCTCCTGCTAGCTAACACAGTCTTTTCCCGTGGCGGTTCTATCTGCATTATTCCAAGGGATAGATGATAGCATAAATGACTGAGAACACCTCTCTGACACCACTCGTTGAATTGAAAGCCTTGAGTAAGGGCTTCGACGGTAAACAAGTTATTTCACAGCTCGATCTGACAATCAATGATGGCGAGTTCCTGACCATTCTTGGGCCATCCGGTTGTGGCAAAACCACAGTACTTCGTCTGATTGCAGGGCTAGAAGATGCAGACAGTGGCAAAATTTTATTGGAAGGGCAGGATATTACCGATATTCCCGCCGAGCACCGTCATGTTAATACGGTTTTCCAAAGTTATGCCCTGTTCCCTCACATGACCGTATTTGAAAATGTCGCTTTTGGACTTCGGATGCAGAAAACACCGGAAAAAGAGATTGCTCCGCGTGTTGAGGAAGCATTACGCATGGTTCAGCTTGAAGAGTTTGCCCAGCGTAAACCTACCCAGCTTTCCGGCGGCCAACAGCAACGTGTGGCGATTGCCCGTGCGGTTGTTAATAAACCGAAAGTCTTACTGCTGGATGAATCGCTGTCTGCGCTCGATTACAAATTGCGCAAGCAGATGCAAAATGAGCTAAAGGCGCTCCAGCGTAAGCTCGGCATCACCTTTATCTTCGTGACACACGATCAGGAAGAAGCGCTGGTCATGTCAGACCGCATCGTGGTGATGCGTAACGGACGCATTGAACAGGATGGCTCTCCACGTGAGATTTACGAAGAGCCGAAAAACCTGTTTGTTGCCCGCTTTATCGGCGAAATCAATATCTTTGATGCTGAAGTGTTGCATCGTATTGATGAACAGCGGATACGCGCCAATGTTGAAGGTCACGAGTGCGATATTTTCACGCCGTTGCCGGTGACGGTCGGGCAAACACTGAGCGTGTTGCTGCGTCCGGAAGATTTGCGCGTGGAAGAGATCAACAACGGTGAGCAGGTATCGGGTCTGATTGGTTATGTTCGTGAGCGTAACTACAAGGGTATGACATTGGATTCCGTGGTCGAAATGGAAAATGGCAAGATGGTCATGGTAAGCGAATTCTTCAACGAAGACGATCCTGATGTTGACCATTCCCTGAACCAGAAAATTGCCGTCACTTGGGTAGAAAGCTGGGAGGTTGTGCTGGTCGATGAAGAAGACGCGTAAACTATTCCAGAATATCGTCATTACGGGCATCGTATCTTGGCTGATGCTGTTCGTCTTTTTGCCGAATTTGATGATCATCGGAACCAGCTTCCTGACTCGTGATGATGCCAATTTAGTGCAGATGATATTTTCACTGGATAATTATACCCGATTGTTCGATCCGCTGTATGCCGAGGTGCTGCTGCATTCACTGAATATGGCGATTGTAGCGACGCTCTGCTGTCTGGTGATTGGCTATCCATTCGCTTTTTTCTTGGCTCGCATGTCGAAGAAACTGCGTCCGCTGATGCTATTCCTGTTGATCGTACCGTTTTGGACGAACTCATTAATCCGTATTTATGGTTTGAAGATGTTCCTCAGTACTCGCGGGTATCTGAATGATTTTCTGATGTGGGTGGGGATTATCGATAAGCCGTTGCGCATCATGTATACCCCTGAAGCGGTTATATTGGGGCTGGTTTATATCTTGCTGCCGTTTATGGTGATGCCGCTCTATTCCAGTATTGAGAAGCTGGATAAATCTTGTCTGGAAGCGGCGCGCGATTTGGGGGCGGGGAAATTGCAAACCTTTATCCGCATCATTGTGCCACTGACGATGCCGGGCATTATCGCCGGTTGTTTACTGGTATTGTTGCCAGCGATGGGGCTGTTCTACGTGGCTGACTTGATGGGCGGGGCAAAGAACCTGCTGATCGGTAACGTGATTAAGAGCCAATTCCTCAATATCCGCGATTGGCCGTTTGGGGCGGCAACCAGTATCTGTTTGACGCTGGTAATGGGGCTGATGTTGTTGGTTTATTATCGCGCGGCTAAGCTGCTGAACAAGAAGGTGGAGCTGGAATGATCGGACGCCTGTTGCGCGGTGGCTTCATGACCATCGTTTATGCTTACCTGTATATCCCGATTATTATCCTGTTGGTAAGTTCGTTTAACCAATCACGCTTTGGCATTCGCTGGCAGGGTTTTACCACCGAATGGTATAGCTTACTGTTCTCCAATGATAGCCTGCTTCAAGCAGCAGGCCATTCCCTGACGATGGCGGTAACTTCCGCCACATTTGCGACCTTGATTGGCTCTCTGACTGCGGTGGCTCTGTATCGTTACTCATTCCGCGGCAAGAAGTTTGTTGGCGGTATGCTGTTTGTCGTGATGATGTCGCCAGATATCGTGATGGCGATTTCCTTGCTGGTACTGTTTATGCTGCTCGGCGTCTCGTTGGGATTCTGGTCGCTGCTGTTTTCGCATATCACCTTCTGTTTGCCGTTTGTGGTTATAACGGTTTACTCGCGCCTGAAAGATTTCGATGTCAAAATGCTGGAAGCGGCGCGTGATCTGGGTGCGGGTGAATTGACTATCCTGCGAAAAATCATCCTGCCGTTGGCGATGCCGGCTGTGATGGCAGGTTGGTTACTGAGCTTTACCCTATCGATGGATGATGTGGTGGTTTCCTCATTTGTGACGGGGCCAAGCTATGAGATCTTGCCACTTAAGATCTATTCAATGGTAAAAGTGGGAATTTCACCGGAAGTGAACGCATTGGCAACGATTTTATTACTTATGTCGTTGGTTTTAGTGCTGATTAGCCAATTTGTGATGCGTGATCGCACAGGTAAGTCTTAATCTTCTTTTAAGCACCAATCTACAACGTAACAACTGGCTTTACCCCACAAAATATGGCTTTTATAATAGCCGTTTTTTGGGGGGTAGGTTCACGCAGAACCTATATACGATACTAAACGCACTCACTGCGTGGAAAACATGATATGAAAAAGTGGTTTTATCTTTTGGCCGCTGGGATGATGGCATTAAACATTGGCTCTGTAAATGCCGCTGATGATGATGATGGCAAAACGCTGTATTTCTATAACTGGACTGAATACGTTCCGCCTGGTTTGCTCAACCAGTTCACCAAAGAGACTGGGATTAAGGTGATTTATTCCACCTATGAATCCAATGAGAGCATGTACACCAAGCTGAAAACCTATAAAGACGGCGCTTATGATATAGTGGTTCCATCCACTTACTTTGTCTCAAAGATGAGTAAAGAAGGGATGTTGCAAAAAATCGACACCAGCAAATTGAACAACTTCCGTAACCTTGATCCTAACCTGCTTCATAAGTCTTTTGACCCGAATAACGATTATTCTATCCCTTATATTTGGGGCGCCACGGCGATTGGCGTCAATAAAGAGAATATTGATCCCAAGTCCCTCTCTTCTTGGGCTGACCTTTGGAAACCAGAGTACAAAAACAGCTTGGTACTGACTGACGATGCGCGTGAAGTCTTCCAGATGGCGTTGCTGAAATTAGGGTATTCCGGCAATACCACTGATCCAAAAGAGATTGAAGCCGCTTATCAGGAACTGAGAAAACTGATGCCCAATGTACTGGCATTTAACTCTGACAACCCAGCCAACCCATTTATGGAAGGCGAGGCGGATATCGGTATGATGTGGAACGGCTCTGCTTATGTTGCGCGTCAGGCGGGTACACCGGTTGAGATTATCTGGCCGAAAGAAGGCGGAATTTTCTGGATGGATAGTCTGGCGATTCCAGCGAATGCCAAGAATGTCGATGGCGCGATGAAATTGATCGATTTCTTGTTGCGTCCTGAAATTGCGGCACAGGTTGCCAAGAAAATTGGTTACCCAACGCCGAATCTGGAAGCGAAAAAATTACTGCCAAAATCCATGACAGAAGACAAAACCCTGTACCCAGATGAAGCGGTGATCAAGAAAGGCGAATGGCAGAGTGATGTTGGCAATGCCAATATTCTGTACGAAGAGTATTTCCAAAAATTGAAAGCAAGCCAGTGAGCTGAAATCAGGTTGAATTGTTAGGGAGCTTTAGCTCCCTTTTAATATGCTTGAAGGTTATTCTTTAAAGACTTGGTTGCGATGCCAGTCGATAAAATTTTCCAACGGATGATAGTCTTTATTCAGGGGAAGCAGTATTGGCTGTTTTGCAAAATCCCAGAAAAGTTGCCTTACCATCGGGCCTCCATTAATACTTTCTGAAACCAGTAAATGCATATTATTGTCAAGACTGATTGAACCCATATCGAATGCTGAATGATGCAGCGAACAAAGGGCAAGCCCGTTGTTTACGGTACAAGGGCCGCCGTATTGTTTCCATTTGATGTGTGCAGCCTCCAGACCAACGGGAGTACTGTCATGCCGCAAGTTGTAGCCACATATCGCACATTCGTAGTTATAGGCGCGCAATATTTGCTGACGAAAATGGGGATCACGTATTTTGCGGATATCACTTAAAGAGAAATCCAATTGGTTGGCAAGCAGCTCCTGTATGCTATCTGGGAAATGCTCACTCAGGATTTGTTGAGCCAGTTTATTGATGACAGTATGTTTCTTGCGTAATAACTGATAGCTTGGTTGGTCGAAACCACCTTTGATGCCAAATTCAATCAATTCACGCTTTGGTGGCTCCTTGCTGCCTTTTTGTGGCGTACAAAGCTCAGTATTTTGCAATTCCCAAAACCCGTCACCACGCAATCGCCAGAAAGGTAAAGAGGGATAATGATTTTTGCGTCTTGGGCCAAAGTTATTAAGTAGCTCCAGTAATGGCTGGTGGATCTCCTCCCCATAATCAAACAGTCGTTCATGGCCTTTCTGATATTGAGAGAGCACATACAGTAACAATAACGGCTTATGTGGTGCACGTTGATCACCCTTGCGCCAAATAGAAAGGTTTGAGATTGCGACTTGGAGTTGTTTGATTGTAAGCATGTAAGCTGTTTGATTAATGAGTAACGGTATTGCGATCATGCTCGCAAAAGCCATAGAGGGCAAGGTGTTGGTAACCGTTATTCAAAGGCTTGTTTTAATTAACAAGTGATCTGAGACTTATGTCATTTAGTTACTTAACCCGATATATGGACACCGATTTAATTCAAGTGGGTGAGTAAATTTTTTTGACAACGTAGTCGCAAACATCTATTCGGCTTCAGTGAGCCCTGATGAAAATCCGCACTCTCTGTCCTCATTAATTCAACAGTCTCGATAGACTGATCGGGTTACCAGGTTCACAGAGAGTCGGTACTATAGCTAAATCATATCAATATGACATAATATCTAAACCTAAGATGACAAGGCATAAAATGAGATGGGCTACAGCTTAGATTTTCGAAAGAGAGTATTGGCATACAAAGACAAGCATTCGTTGACTTTTGAACAAACGAGTGCCCATTTTGAAGTCTCCATGCGCACCTTGTTCCGGTGGTGCAATCAGATAGAACCTTGCATGACCCGCAATAAACCTGCCACGAAAATCCCTGATGCAGTGCTCATGGCGGATGTCCAACACTTTCCCGATGACTATCAATGGGAAAGAGCAAAACGTTTAGGTGTCTCACAATCGGCTATTCATTATGCCTTGAAACGGCTTCGGATCACCCATAAAAAAAACGTTAAAACACCCTCGCGCTGATCTTCAGGCTCGTCAGGTATTTATCGAGCGCATCAGCGACTATGAGCGGGCTGGCAGGCCGATTGTGTATTTGGATGAAAGTGGTTTTGCTCAGTCGATGCCACGTCAACATGGCTATTCGGAAAAAGGGTTACGCTGTTTTGGTTCGCATGACTGGCACGCAAAAGGCCGTATCAACGTCATTGGTGCCATTCTCGAAAATACCTTCGTCACCTTAAGCTTGTTTACCGAGAATATTAATGCCGATGTTTTTTATGCGTGGATGACACAAGATTTGCTGCCAAAGCTTCCACACGGCACCGTGATAGTGATGGACAATGCGCCTTTCCATAAACGGAATGACACGGCACAAGCGATAGCAGACAGCAGATGTCAACTGGAATGGCTTCCCGCTTATAGTCCGGATTTGAACCCAATAGAACACAAATGGGGCGGAGCAAAAGCGATCAGGAGGCAAAAAAGATGTTCGGTTGATGAGTTGTTTACGGAGCATATTGAATATGTCAGGTTATGATGATTCTGCTATATGGTGAGCCTAATGGTTCATTCTTAGCTCCTCAGGGAACGCCTTATGAACAAAGAGCACTGGCACCAGGTGCAAGAGCTGAAAAATACTATGAATATGAAGTTATAAAA
The sequence above is drawn from the Xenorhabdus ishibashii genome and encodes:
- the potA gene encoding spermidine/putrescine ABC transporter ATP-binding protein PotA, coding for MTENTSLTPLVELKALSKGFDGKQVISQLDLTINDGEFLTILGPSGCGKTTVLRLIAGLEDADSGKILLEGQDITDIPAEHRHVNTVFQSYALFPHMTVFENVAFGLRMQKTPEKEIAPRVEEALRMVQLEEFAQRKPTQLSGGQQQRVAIARAVVNKPKVLLLDESLSALDYKLRKQMQNELKALQRKLGITFIFVTHDQEEALVMSDRIVVMRNGRIEQDGSPREIYEEPKNLFVARFIGEINIFDAEVLHRIDEQRIRANVEGHECDIFTPLPVTVGQTLSVLLRPEDLRVEEINNGEQVSGLIGYVRERNYKGMTLDSVVEMENGKMVMVSEFFNEDDPDVDHSLNQKIAVTWVESWEVVLVDEEDA
- the potB gene encoding spermidine/putrescine ABC transporter permease PotB; this encodes MKKTRKLFQNIVITGIVSWLMLFVFLPNLMIIGTSFLTRDDANLVQMIFSLDNYTRLFDPLYAEVLLHSLNMAIVATLCCLVIGYPFAFFLARMSKKLRPLMLFLLIVPFWTNSLIRIYGLKMFLSTRGYLNDFLMWVGIIDKPLRIMYTPEAVILGLVYILLPFMVMPLYSSIEKLDKSCLEAARDLGAGKLQTFIRIIVPLTMPGIIAGCLLVLLPAMGLFYVADLMGGAKNLLIGNVIKSQFLNIRDWPFGAATSICLTLVMGLMLLVYYRAAKLLNKKVELE
- the potC gene encoding spermidine/putrescine ABC transporter permease PotC produces the protein MIGRLLRGGFMTIVYAYLYIPIIILLVSSFNQSRFGIRWQGFTTEWYSLLFSNDSLLQAAGHSLTMAVTSATFATLIGSLTAVALYRYSFRGKKFVGGMLFVVMMSPDIVMAISLLVLFMLLGVSLGFWSLLFSHITFCLPFVVITVYSRLKDFDVKMLEAARDLGAGELTILRKIILPLAMPAVMAGWLLSFTLSMDDVVVSSFVTGPSYEILPLKIYSMVKVGISPEVNALATILLLMSLVLVLISQFVMRDRTGKS
- the potD gene encoding spermidine/putrescine ABC transporter substrate-binding protein PotD — protein: MKKWFYLLAAGMMALNIGSVNAADDDDGKTLYFYNWTEYVPPGLLNQFTKETGIKVIYSTYESNESMYTKLKTYKDGAYDIVVPSTYFVSKMSKEGMLQKIDTSKLNNFRNLDPNLLHKSFDPNNDYSIPYIWGATAIGVNKENIDPKSLSSWADLWKPEYKNSLVLTDDAREVFQMALLKLGYSGNTTDPKEIEAAYQELRKLMPNVLAFNSDNPANPFMEGEADIGMMWNGSAYVARQAGTPVEIIWPKEGGIFWMDSLAIPANAKNVDGAMKLIDFLLRPEIAAQVAKKIGYPTPNLEAKKLLPKSMTEDKTLYPDEAVIKKGEWQSDVGNANILYEEYFQKLKASQ
- a CDS encoding phosphorothioated DNA-binding restriction endonuclease, which gives rise to MLTIKQLQVAISNLSIWRKGDQRAPHKPLLLLYVLSQYQKGHERLFDYGEEIHQPLLELLNNFGPRRKNHYPSLPFWRLRGDGFWELQNTELCTPQKGSKEPPKRELIEFGIKGGFDQPSYQLLRKKHTVINKLAQQILSEHFPDSIQELLANQLDFSLSDIRKIRDPHFRQQILRAYNYECAICGYNLRHDSTPVGLEAAHIKWKQYGGPCTVNNGLALCSLHHSAFDMGSISLDNNMHLLVSESINGGPMVRQLFWDFAKQPILLPLNKDYHPLENFIDWHRNQVFKE
- a CDS encoding IS630 transposase-related protein, giving the protein MGYSLDFRKRVLAYKDKHSLTFEQTSAHFEVSMRTLFRWCNQIEPCMTRNKPATKIPDAVLMADVQHFPDDYQWERAKRLGVSQSAIHYALKRLRITHKKNVKTPSR
- a CDS encoding IS630 family transposase, translating into MERISDYERAGRPIVYLDESGFAQSMPRQHGYSEKGLRCFGSHDWHAKGRINVIGAILENTFVTLSLFTENINADVFYAWMTQDLLPKLPHGTVIVMDNAPFHKRNDTAQAIADSRCQLEWLPAYSPDLNPIEHKWGGAKAIRRQKRCSVDELFTEHIEYVRL